In a genomic window of Theropithecus gelada isolate Dixy chromosome 15, Tgel_1.0, whole genome shotgun sequence:
- the LOC112607910 gene encoding olfactory receptor 2K2, with the protein MERENFTIWSIFFLEGFSQYPRLEVVLFVFSLVMYLATLLGNSTLILITILDSRLKTPMYLFLGNLSFMDICYTSASIPTLLVNLLSSQKTIIFSGCAVQMYLSLAMGSTECVLLAVMAYDRYVAICNPLRYSIIMNRCVCARMATVSWVTGCLTALLETSLALQIPLCGNLIDHFTCEILAVLKLACTSSLLVNTIMLVVSILLLPIPMLLICISYIFILSTILRISSAEGRNKAFSTCGAHLTVVILYYGAALSMYLKPSSSKAQKIDKIISLLYGVLTPMLNPIIYSLRNKEVKDAMKKLLGKIPLHQTHEHL; encoded by the coding sequence atggaaagagaaaacttCACCATTTGGAGCATTTTTTTCTTGGAGGGATTTTCCCAGTACCCAAGGTTAGAGGTGGTTCTCTTCGTCTTCAGCCTTGTAATGTATCTGGCAACCCTCTTGGGCAACAGCACTCTTATTTTAATCACTATCCTAGATTCACGCCTTAAAACCCCTATGTACTTATTCCTTGGAAATCTCTCTTTCATGGATATTTGTTACACATCTGCCTCTATTCCTACTTTGCTGGTGAACTTGCTGTCATCTCAGAAAACCATTATCTTTTCTGGGTGTGCTGTACAGATGTATCTGTCCCTTGCCATGGGCTCCACAGAGTGTGTACTCCTGGCCGTGATGGCATATGACCGTTATGTGGCCATTTGCAACCCGCTGAGATACTCCATCATCATGAACAGGTGCGTCTGTGCACGGATGGCCACGGTCTCCTGGGTGACGGGTTGCCTGACTGCCCTGCTGGAAACCAGTTTAGCTCTGCAGATACCCCTCTGTGGGAATCTCATCGATCACTTCACGTGCGAAATTCTGGCGGTGCTAAAGTTAGCTTGCACAAGTTCACTGCTCGTGAACACGATCATGCTGGTGGTCAGCATTCTCCTCTTGCCAATTCCAATGCTCTTAATTTGCATCTCTTACATCTTCATCCTTTCCACTATTCTGAGAATCAGCTCAGCAGAGGGAAGAAACAAGGCTTTTTCTACCTGTGGCGCCCATTTGACTGTGGTGATCTTGTATTATGGGGCTGCCCTCTCTATGTACCTAAAGCCTTCTTCATCAAAGgcacaaaaaatagacaaaatcatCTCATTGCTTTATGGAGTGCTTACCCCTATGTTGAACCCCATAATTTACAGTTTAAGAAACAAGGAAGTCAaagatgctatgaagaaactgctgGGCAAAATACCATTGCATCAAACACACGAACATCTCTGA